Below is a window of bacterium DNA.
TTTTCTTTCGGGAAAAAAGAAAAGAAGATGGGAATTCGTTGTTCCGCGACGCGCGAATTGATTTTTGATAACTGTCGGGTTCATAAATCCGCGGTGCTTGGAAAAGAAGGTATGGGATTCATGGTAGCTATGAAAACATTAGATAATGCACGACCTGGTGTCGCGGCGCAAGCAGTTGGAATTGCACAAGGTGCGCTTGATGCGGCGATAGAGTATGCCCGAACCCGAGTCCAGTTTAACCAACCGATATCAAGTTTTCAAGCGATTCAGCATAAACTTGCGGATATGGCAACTGAAATTGAGGCGGCGCGCGCATTGGTATATGCAGCAGCGCGTATGGTTGATAGCGGTGCAAAAAATGTTTCGAAAGAATGCGCGATGAGTAAATTGTTTGCTTCAGATGTCTGTATGCGGGTTACTACTGAAGCGGTGCAGATTTTCGGTGGCTATGGTTATATGCGGGATTATCCTATGGAAAAACGGATGCGGGATGCAAAAATCACCCAGATCTATGAAGGGACAAATGAAATTCAGCGGAATGTCATCGCATTAGCGTTAATTAAAGAAAGCGCAAGCAAGGAAAAGTAAACGATAGAACAGAGGAACGCAGGAACAAAAGAACCGGAAAATATCATAAGATTTCGCAGGTATGTTTTGACGTTCTTATGTTTTTACGTTTTTCAGTTGGTTTTAACTATGAATATTGTCGTGAGTATAAAACAAGTGCCTGATACTACAGAAGTACGGATTAATCCGGAAACTAACACCTTAATCCGTGATGGGGTTCCGAGTATAGTGAATCCGTTTGATATGTATGCAATCGAAGAAGCGATTCGATTGAAAGAGCGGTTCGGCGGAACCACTACAGTCATCACGATGGGACCACCGCAAGCAAAAGAAGCGTTACGAACTGCAATTTCTATGGGGATAGATGAGGGAATATTAGTTTCAGACCGAGCGTTTGCTGGGTCTGATACCTGGGCAACGTCGTTAACATTGGCTGCAACTATCAGAAAACTCGGAAATATCGATCTGATTATCTGCGGAAAACAAGCGATGGATGGAGATACAGCTCAGGTTGGTCCAGGAATAGCTGAACATCTGCAGATTCCATTTGTAGCGTATGTTAAAAAAGTAGAAGATGTTAACAATGGAATCATTCGAGTCCAACGGCTGATGGAAGAAGGATATGATGTTATCGAGATGCCGCTACCGGCGTTAATCACCGTAGTTAAAGAAATTAATGAACCGCGGATTCCTTCGCTCAAAGGGCTTATGCGGGCAAAAAAATTTGAACCGAAAGTTTTTACCGCAAACGATTTGGCGGTTAATCCGGATGAAATTGGATTGAAAGGATCACCGACCTTAGTCACGCGGATATTCACGCCGCAACCGAAAGGAAAAGGTGAAATTTTAAGCGGAACAATTGAACATCAGGTCGAAACGCTGATATCAAAGTTACGTGAGCAAAAAATAATTTAGCAATGTTGTTTGAAATTTAAATTTTTTAACTTTAGGATTTATACGACTATATGAGTATTAAAATACTTTTTGACAAATGTACCGGATGTACGTTATGTGTGAAAGTATGTCCGTTTAGCGCAATGCAAATGGTTGACCGGGACTCGGTACCGGAAGCGATTCCTGCTTCTTCTGCGGTAACGCCGACGACGCGTAAGTTATCGAAAAAAGTGGTGATTATAGATTTGGATAAATGTACCCTATGTGGTGCTTGTGTTCCGGAATGTAAATTCGATGCAATTGACTTGAAAAAAGAAGAACTATCTCAACCTGCGGTAGCGACTGATGCATATAAAGGGGTTTGGGTGTTTGCAGAACAACGGGAGCAGAAAATTCAACCGGTAGTCTATGAACTTCTCGGTGAAGGACGGAAACTTGCCGACCAGCTCGGAGAAGAACTTGCTGCGGTCTTGTTCGGTTATGGAATGCAAGAACAGGCGCAAGAATTGATTTATTATGGTGCGGATAAAGTCTATTATATGGACGACCCGATTTTCCAGGAGTTCCAAGATGACCCATACTCCGAAGCGATGAAACGGTTGGTAGTCAAATATAAACCGTCTATCCTGTTAACTGGTGCAACGAATATTGGTCGTTCGTTTATTCCGCAAATTGCTATTAAACTTTATACCGGATTAACTGCTGATTGTACCGGATTAGCCATCGAGCCGGAAACAAAACTTCTTCTTCAGACTCGACCGGCATTCGGTGGAAATTTAATGGCGGTTATTAAGTGCCCAAACAAACGGCCGCAAATGGCAACGGTTCGACATAAAGTAATGAAAAAAGCTGAGCGAAACCCGACACGCACAGGACAGGTTATCGTTGAACCGATCGGGGCTCCACTTCCTTGCAGAACCAAATTGATTCATAAAGTAGCAGAAGCGCTTACTACTGTTAAACTTGAAGAAGCAGATATTATTGTTAGTGGCGGGCGTGGACTTGGGAAAGCAGAAAATTTCAAACTGATTGAAGAATTAGCGATTCTATTAAATGCAGCTGTCGGTGCATCGCGTGCTGCCGTTGATGCCGGTTGGATACCCTATTCGCATCAAGTTGGCCAAACTGGGAAAACGGTATGTCCAAAACTTTATATTGCAGTCGGTATTTCTGGCTCTATCCAGCATCTTGCTGGTATGGGAAGTTCGGATACCATTGTGGCTATCAATCGCGACCCGCACGCACCAATTTTCAATCATTGCACCTACGGTATTGTTGGTGACCTTTTCGAAGTTGTCCCCTTGTTAACCAAACGGATTAAAGAAATCTGTAATTAATCAAATCAAATTTTTTAATCAATACGGAATGTGGTTTCTCTAAAGGCGCTACGATGAACGAGCTATGAGCTCGTTCATCGTAGCGCCACTATAAGTCTCCTTCTTAGTTCTTCCAAAGTTTTTCTTTCCTATTGGCAACCAGCATATTTTGAATAATCGAAGTAACATGATGTAACTGAACCGTAACAATTTTCGCAAGACAATACCTCTGCTATTCTGCAGAAATTAGCCTAAAATATACAGAATATTATATAAAATAGCATAATATAGCAGGCTGTAGGTCAGGTTGGTATAAATTATGCTTTTATATAAGGTTTACGTTGAATTATTAATCACTTTTACCACTTTTAATATATTCTAAGAACTAGGGAAAGCTCGGGTTTTTTGAAGCGAAAGTTCAGGTATTCCCCGATTGACTATAAATATAAGATACCATATAATTCAACCTTAATACCGTTATAAAAAATTGAAGAATTAAGTAATGTTATAAATAATAGGAGGTGTTTTTTGCATGGACATAAAAATAAAAATATATCAACTGGATATAATATCATCTTTAACATTGTGGCTATTGGTGGGTGTCATTTCTATGTATTCACCCTATGCCTATGCGTTGACACCAAGCGACTATAAAAGCTATAATCCTAATATAGCGTCGGTAAATACGAGTGATTATATCACCATATTATCCGACGGAATAAATACTACTGTGGTCGACCCGGCAAATGATATTATTTCGATTGAATATCAGCAAAATATGAATACCGGATTCGGGTATTTTAAAGTTAATACACGCGCTTCCGTTACTGGACAGAATATTTTAACTTCAAACCGGTATTTTATCTATTTCGACGTAAATGCGGATGGGATAAATGAATATTTGTTGTATAACACGACGCAAGGTGATACGAAATCGGTGCTCTGCGTCTGGACGACTTTTGGCAACGATACCCGATGGAGCACCAGGTTCGATCCCTCGCCGCCATCTTATGGATACAACGATATGTTATATAATCGAGCAGATAATGATAATTTTATCGAGATGGCATGTAAATTGAGTCATATCGGAAATCCACTTGATATCATCCATGCAGCAGCGAGCGCAAATCCGAACGTGTTTCCGTTTGAATATAATGATCCAGCGCTTGATCCACAGTTTACACCAGGAACTGTTACCCAACCAGGACAAGCGGGGTCAGGTGTATTAATTGTTAATCCTGTTCAGATCCCTTATGAGCATGGTACAACCTATGCTACTGTAACGGTGTTGGATAGTTCCGTTGTAAAAGTCATTTTTCATTGGTTGTCTGCAAGCTCGACGGTATTAAGCTGTTCTACGGTATTACTTTCCGGAATCGGAAATTCAACGACAGTTGAATATCGGAGCGCCGGGATTGGAGACATCGGCACCCATTATTGCCGGGTAACATTTATCAACAGCACATCGGGACAGGTCGGAGCAAAATATCGAATGTTTCTGGTATATAAAGGCAATCTACCGCCGGAACAGGTGCGGTTGCTAGCGCCGGAAAATGGACTGAAAACCAATAATCATTCTCCGGAATTTATCTGGAGTCTAGCTATGGATACCGACGGTGACCCGGTTAAATATAAGCTCCAAGTTGATAACGATAACAATTTTAACTCACCAGAATTCGATTCTGCGTTTAGTTTCAACACGACAACAACATTAAAGTTCTGGTTGCCAACCGATGTCTATTATTGGCGAACTATCAGTCAAGATACGTTTAATGCAACGAATACTTCCGAAACGCATTGGTTTATCGCGTTCGATACAATACAAAGCCGCACCATTAACATGCCGGGAGAATATCTATATTTTCTCGGAACTTGGGATACTCTGACTGAATATACCCCAATTACGTTTAGTGTAATTTCCGTTACCCCCGGAGCAACAGATACGGTTGTAATTACGGTATATCATGGGAAACATCCGAACGCTACCGATTCAACAGGACAGCTCGGATCTACCTACTTTTTGCCACGATGGTTTAATATCACCCAAACTGGTGGGGTAGCAAAAGCGGATATCCTATTTTATTATACTGACCAAGATTTAGCAGCAGCAAATCTCGGGCTGCGTACAGAAAATGATATTGAGCTGGCAAAATATTCTGAAGGAACATGGACTTGGTATAAATTTCCGGAAATCGGACACAATCCTATGGAAAACTCGATACTGATGTTTGGTGCAACCTCATTTTCCGATTGGACATTTTCCGGACCGGGCGGGGTACCGGTTGAAATAAGCCGATTTGAAGCGGAAATACTTCAGCCGTAAAACGTTAACTAAAAAAGAGTACCTTTCTAGGTCTTTATGCCGTTTTATCGGGGTTAAACCGAATGACTTGCGTCCGTTCGGTCTTACTACTCCATAAAAAGCATAATATATTAAGGTTAGTTATGAAAGGAGGGGGGAATTTTTCATTTAATGAGAAACAAAACTATAACTCTAATAGACATAGGAGGAACTATGAAAAAAATATTGTTTAGTTTGTTTTTGTGTGTTCTGGCAAGTACCGTTTTCGCCGGAACCGCAGTAACCTATGTTGTAGCCACGTCGGAAGATGATACTTATGCACGAACCGGTGTTAACGCATATAGTGCTATCAGTACTATACTGGGTCGAGTTGGAAATAATGATTATTCCGGCTATTTCCGCTGGCAAGTAAATATCCCCATTGGTGCAACGATAACCTATTCCTTAATTTCAATGCGCGCTTATGCGAACGGGGTTGGCGGTCCGCCATTAGCTGCGTTTTTAATTGATAGCGCTAACTGTCCATCGTTTGCTAGCAGTAATCCGGCAGGTATGACTGTTAATGTAGATTCGGTAGATTATACGCCCGGAACCTGGAACGCTGGAACCTGGTATTCAATTCTAACGGTTAATAAATTGATACAAATATTTATGAATAAACCGGGATATGCTTCTGGGAACTATATCGGAATACGTATTGGACCGCGTGTTGGATTAGGCGGAGCTGATAAATATCGAACAGCTTATACCTTCGACCAATCAACATCAACGATATCGAGCGCGAAACTTGTGGTGTATTATAATCAAACCCCGGCGGTCCCAATCGGTTTAGCTCCGTTACATAATTCGACTACCTATAATTTACAGCCGCAATTTATTTGGGGTAGTATAACTGACCCAGACGGAGATACGGTATTATATAACTTTGAACTGGATACCGTAGATACCTTTAATTCCGCTGGGAAAATTAGCGTTACTGGTTCTTCAGCAACAACGTATACGCCGGGATTCAGTTTAGCTCCTGGGAATTGGTATTGGCGAGTGCAAAGTTTAGATTCGTCAACGAATCCCATTTCAACGTTTGTTACTGCAACTTCTGCATGGTGCGCAACACAGAAAGTAACGATATTAGTCAATCAGCCACCAACTGTGGTGACACTACTTGCTCCCCCGAATGCAAGTAGTACCCTTAACCACACGCCAACATTTATTTGGAGCCATGCTACTGACCCAGACGGTGATCCGGTCTCCTATAAACTACAAGTAGATGATGATAGTGGGTTCGGGAGCCCGGAATTTGAGAGTGGATTTAGTAGCGCTACGGAAGCAACGCCAGTAAGTGATTTAGCAACCGGGTTATACTATTGGCGAGTGATTAGTCAAGACACCTCGCTAGCCAAGAATACCACTTCTGTTTGGACTGTAACTTTGTTAAACCGTCCACCAAATGTAGTCTCGTTACTTGCGCCCCCGAATGCAAGTAGTACTAGTAATCATACCCCAACGTTTATCTGGAGCGATGCGACCGACCCGGACGGCGGACCAGTTGTATATTCGATTGAAGTATCGACCACTATCAGCTTTGCGAATATTGTATATACTTCTGGATTTGGCAGCGCAACCACCGCAACGCCGAGTAGCGAGCTCGCAAAAGGGTTATACTACTGGCGAGTGATTAGTCGGGATACATCGCTTGCGCAAAATACTTCAGCCACGTGGTCGGTAACGTTATTAAATCGACCGCCGAACCCGGTTACGTTAAACCAACCGATTGATTCCGAAAAAACGAATAACCATACGCCGACATTTCTCTGGGCGTATGCTACCGACCCGGACGGAGACCCGCTTGAATATAAACTCGAAGTTGATAATAATCCTGATTTCACTAGTCCGGAATTTGAAACTTCGTTTAGCGGGAACAATCAAGCGACGCCAGGATTACCGCTTGCAACCGATTTATACTCTTGGCGTGTGATTTGTCAGGATAACTCGTTTGCGCAAGCGACTTCTGCGGTACGAACCTTTATCGCGTTTGATACGATCCATCAACGGATAATCAGCAGTGTTGATACTTATACTTTCTATCTCGGTACTTGGGATAGTTCGACCGATTATACGCCGGTCACGCTTGCCGCTAATACGTTGGTGGGAACAGATACCGTAACGATTTTGGTCTATAATGCAAAACATCCTTTCGCAGCAGATTCAGCGGGTAAAATCAGCCCGCCAGATAAACATTTTATATCTCGTTGGTGGTCAATTAGCGGTAACGGAAACATTCAAAATGCGGATATAACCTTTACCTACACTGATTCTGATTTTACTGACGCTAATATTGGCGGAGCATATACTGAAGCTAACCTTGAATTTGTAAAACGTACAGGTGGGAATTGGACTTGGTATCCAGCGAGCAGTCGGAATACAACGGCAAATTGGGTTAAGCGTGCTGGTATAACTTCATTTTCAGACTGGACGCTGAGCGGACCAGGTGGTGTACCAGTTGAATTAAGCCGATTTGAAGTTGAAGTAATTAAACCATAACGTATAACGTTGGTCTAACCGCCTCATAGACTAGAGTTGAAGCCCAAAGGAGTATGATACTCCTTTGGGTTTTTTGTTGCAAGAAGAATACACAAGGGAAAATTTATCGCGAGTTGACTCTCGTTAATTTTTCTTTATCGTCATCTTGTAATATTATGAAATTATCCCTATAATATTTGCTCTATGAAAATTGTAAGTATACGTAGATTAACCGTAATGTTTCTCTTAGTTGCTACCAATACACTAGCGCAAAATGAAATGGTACCGATAACCATTTCAACCGCAATACCAGCTCGGAAAATTAATCTTGAATCAATTATCCATTTAACCTATCAAATCAATCCAAACATTGCCGCAGCCAAATATGACCTCGAATCCGCAGAATATGCCTATCAGGAATTTGAGCGAGAGTTAAGCCAATTTACTCCCTTAAAACTCGAATCGCGTATAGACCGAACACTCACTCAAACTAGCGGCGGAACACTTGAATCCGGAACCCAGAATTATTCGAATTCGATTGGGTTCCAGAAAGATTATTTCAACGGTACCTCTTTTTCTTTTTCGGTCGGACATCAAGGTGATTTCGGAGAAGATAATGCGGGACATTATCCATTTATTGGCACTTCCATCAGTATCCCGCTATTTAGTTCATATCAGACGTTAAGCCGGATTACCTGGCGGAGTTTTGAAGAGAGCCAGTTATACACCGCCCGGTTAAACTATATTAGCAAAATTAAAGGGCACCTTCGTTGGGCGCAACTTGGATATCTCTGGTTCCAAAATGATTTAGAAAAATTGCGGTTAACCAAACAATGTTGGAACGATTTCCAGACCATCTTCTGTTCCAGTCGGGTGCAATCAACCCCTGCGGAAAAAGAGCAAATCGAAGGTGAGCTGCAATCGCTGCAATCGGATATTGTCGAGCTTGAAGGAGAAATTCATTCCGGAAGAATTGAGTTGCAAGCTAATATCGGCTGTGATGAACTTGAGTTAGACCAAATTGAGCCGTTCGATTTATATACAGAAAATTTTTATGGAAAAGAATATCTGCAGCGAAGTAAAGAAGATTTGACCAAAATTGCCATCCAAGATGATGTCGAAATTAAAGTGTTAGAAGCTTCGAAACATTCTGCGGAACAGAAACGTCTTCTTGCCGAAAAGGGAAAATGGGATATTTTCTTAAACCTTGATGCGAACTATGATTTTCCTGGTCAAGGAACTAAAACTGGTGAATCTGGATATTATGTAGGCGCTGCGGTAAACGCAAACTGGATTGATTCAAAACTGCTGAAACTTTCCTATAATAAAGCGGAAGCAGAAATTAAACAATATCTGCAGCAGATTAAAGCGCAGCAGATGAATATCAAAAATTCAGTAGATTTATCGTGGAATAATGCTAAGAATCTTCGGAAGCAAGCTGAAGAGTTAACCGCAGAAGTCGAATCGAGGAAAAATGTTTATACGCAGAAAGTAGCAAGTTTTTTAGAAAATAAGGAAACGATTGATAATCTGATTCAAGCGCGAAAAAAACTGCTTGATTCCCAGAAACGGCTTGCCAATGTTTTGACCGATTTTTATGAAACCGTTACTGAGCTGGATGCGATCTGCAATGTCTATTTTCAAAAACTAAAAATTGATATTGTTTCACTGGAAAAGAAATCCGCAAAAAAGAACTAGCGGATTTTAAATTCCAGATTTATTGTCATTAGTTTTCACCGGAAGCATCTGGATTATCCTATCTAGTCGGAAGGTCCGTTTTTCTTTGCGGAGATGGCAGAATGCTACCAAATATAGATAATCAGAAAACGCATTTATTTCTATTGGTTCAATCAAACGAACGGTTTCCTCTCCAGAACTGGAGATATAACGGATCTTTAATTTCGAGTTCGTTTTCAATGCTTCTTCTAGCTCTTGCGGCAATGGAATTTCTGCTCCCTTTGGAAAAGGAATCGTCCCACCTTGGAAAGTCAATAGTTCATCGACTGTGTTAATGTTTCGTTGAATAAGCTTGGTCAGGATATTATCAAAAATCTGATAGGTTATCTCAACATCATTCATCGCTCGATGGAGATGTGGAATTGTAATATTTAACGCGGTGGCTAGATTGCCGAGACTATAACTACCGAGATGCGGATAAACAAGTTTCGCTAGTCGAATGGTATCGAAAACCGGATTCTGCGGAATAGGCTTTTGCGCTAGTCGTAATTGAGCTGCGAGAAATCCTAAATCGAACTGAGCGTTATGAATGATCAAAACCGTATCCGCTATAAAAACAAGAAACTGGTCAACAATTTGAGTAAAATATGGAGCAAAGCGCACGTCTTCATCAGTAATTCCGTTAATAGCGGTTGCGCTCGGAGAGATAGGTCGCCCGGGATTGATGAAACTCTGAAACCGGTCAACGATGTTGCGATTCTTGACTTTCAGCATCCCAAGTTCAATTATTCGGTCACCAAACGCTGGGTTTAATCCCGTAGTTTCAGTATCAAGAACGACGAATGAAACTTCAGATAACTTCATAAAAATTAAATGCTGGGACTATGAAAAACGCAGGAATATAAATAAAAATATATATAATCTCTTCTCTATGGAACCTGTTTGTGGCTTATTTTTTAGGTTTTATAATTGTTCCTGAGGGTGTATCTTCAAACACAAATCCTAGTTCGAATGCTTTCTGCCGGAGCGCATCTGCGGTTTTCCAATCTTTCGCTTTTCGCGCTACAACTCGTTGTTCTTTTAAAGCTTCAATTTCCGGCGGGATTATTACTTCTTGTTCTTTAACCTCAGCAAGGTGCAATCCAAGCACACGATCAAACTCAAGCAGTACTCGACGGAGCGCATCGCCTTTTAACGCATAGACAGCTTCCCAAACTACCGCCAGTGCATTTGGCATATTTAAATCATCCGTGATTGTGTCGAGAAATAACTGTTTGATTTTATTTTCTAATTCGATGTTATCAGAACTCGGCAGTTTCT
It encodes the following:
- a CDS encoding exonuclease domain-containing protein, which codes for MKLSEVSFVVLDTETTGLNPAFGDRIIELGMLKVKNRNIVDRFQSFINPGRPISPSATAINGITDEDVRFAPYFTQIVDQFLVFIADTVLIIHNAQFDLGFLAAQLRLAQKPIPQNPVFDTIRLAKLVYPHLGSYSLGNLATALNITIPHLHRAMNDVEITYQIFDNILTKLIQRNINTVDELLTFQGGTIPFPKGAEIPLPQELEEALKTNSKLKIRYISSSGEETVRLIEPIEINAFSDYLYLVAFCHLRKEKRTFRLDRIIQMLPVKTNDNKSGI
- a CDS encoding electron transfer flavoprotein subunit alpha, producing the protein MSIKILFDKCTGCTLCVKVCPFSAMQMVDRDSVPEAIPASSAVTPTTRKLSKKVVIIDLDKCTLCGACVPECKFDAIDLKKEELSQPAVATDAYKGVWVFAEQREQKIQPVVYELLGEGRKLADQLGEELAAVLFGYGMQEQAQELIYYGADKVYYMDDPIFQEFQDDPYSEAMKRLVVKYKPSILLTGATNIGRSFIPQIAIKLYTGLTADCTGLAIEPETKLLLQTRPAFGGNLMAVIKCPNKRPQMATVRHKVMKKAERNPTRTGQVIVEPIGAPLPCRTKLIHKVAEALTTVKLEEADIIVSGGRGLGKAENFKLIEELAILLNAAVGASRAAVDAGWIPYSHQVGQTGKTVCPKLYIAVGISGSIQHLAGMGSSDTIVAINRDPHAPIFNHCTYGIVGDLFEVVPLLTKRIKEICN
- a CDS encoding acyl-CoA dehydrogenase family protein, with amino-acid sequence MDYFLTDEQKMIQELAYRIAIDKVAPVAAQLDETEEFPWDLMKVMAEADLFGLYIAPEYGGFGGGCFELSLAVEQISRACGGVAVCYAATALGTFPIILFGNEEQKRKYLPDIAKGKKLAAFGLTEPDAGSDAGGIKTTATKDGDYYILNGTKQWITNGGEAEVYTIIAMTDRTKGARGATAFIVDKGTPGFSFGKKEKKMGIRCSATRELIFDNCRVHKSAVLGKEGMGFMVAMKTLDNARPGVAAQAVGIAQGALDAAIEYARTRVQFNQPISSFQAIQHKLADMATEIEAARALVYAAARMVDSGAKNVSKECAMSKLFASDVCMRVTTEAVQIFGGYGYMRDYPMEKRMRDAKITQIYEGTNEIQRNVIALALIKESASKEK
- a CDS encoding TolC family protein — protein: MKIVSIRRLTVMFLLVATNTLAQNEMVPITISTAIPARKINLESIIHLTYQINPNIAAAKYDLESAEYAYQEFERELSQFTPLKLESRIDRTLTQTSGGTLESGTQNYSNSIGFQKDYFNGTSFSFSVGHQGDFGEDNAGHYPFIGTSISIPLFSSYQTLSRITWRSFEESQLYTARLNYISKIKGHLRWAQLGYLWFQNDLEKLRLTKQCWNDFQTIFCSSRVQSTPAEKEQIEGELQSLQSDIVELEGEIHSGRIELQANIGCDELELDQIEPFDLYTENFYGKEYLQRSKEDLTKIAIQDDVEIKVLEASKHSAEQKRLLAEKGKWDIFLNLDANYDFPGQGTKTGESGYYVGAAVNANWIDSKLLKLSYNKAEAEIKQYLQQIKAQQMNIKNSVDLSWNNAKNLRKQAEELTAEVESRKNVYTQKVASFLENKETIDNLIQARKKLLDSQKRLANVLTDFYETVTELDAICNVYFQKLKIDIVSLEKKSAKKN
- a CDS encoding electron transfer flavoprotein subunit beta/FixA family protein — protein: MNIVVSIKQVPDTTEVRINPETNTLIRDGVPSIVNPFDMYAIEEAIRLKERFGGTTTVITMGPPQAKEALRTAISMGIDEGILVSDRAFAGSDTWATSLTLAATIRKLGNIDLIICGKQAMDGDTAQVGPGIAEHLQIPFVAYVKKVEDVNNGIIRVQRLMEEGYDVIEMPLPALITVVKEINEPRIPSLKGLMRAKKFEPKVFTANDLAVNPDEIGLKGSPTLVTRIFTPQPKGKGEILSGTIEHQVETLISKLREQKII